cttgcgcaagattggtctgaagaggtgcgattggctcCCCCTtattctgcgcatggctgcagtccacctgttggatgcaacagtcagtttctttcaattctggctctttctggctctcttccctgcaaggatcattgtttagtatatcattttgatttatataaaaaacatctttgctcaaacaatctatgatatctaaactatcaacaggttctgtttgatcagtttgtttggacaaacagttttctggttgtgtttcttcagcaCCTTGTTcatgtacttgccaactttcatcatcatcctcgacatcttgaagctcttgctctcttcttaacatgtttgCTTTCATTGAGGAGGCCAATTGCCCTATGTCCTgtcgcatgctttgcatggaacttaccattgtttccatcatcttttcaaggtgctggatggaatttggaggtgctagttgggcttgattcctttgatagtgctggttgggcttgattcctttgatagtcctggtagttgttagcctttgcattactgaagtctggataggcTCCTCaatctggattgtatgtgttatggtagggatcatgtcttggctgttcatagaatcctccaaatgcatgaactggttggtcattgaatcctccaaatatatatctaggctgactattcccataaagtgtaggacattgatcagttgggtgtcccacatatccacagatcctacatggctttggtggctggggtgcttgaacctgttgaactagtcctatggcaaaatctttcataaaagatgttagaaaagaaagatcagatctacttacctcatccatgattcagatctgcgatggtgactaTGCCTTTTGgtgagatgttcggcggccgaatgaggatgaggttcggcggccgaatgtgttgcAGAAGGTGCTCCTGCGCAAAGGTGgtcttcacttttttttttatttgggcctgaaagaaaaacaaataagttaaatcaactccccggcaacggcgccaatttttgactcgcggttgtcgaagccggtcaaaaataacctttccggttatcaataattttacaactgcagatagtggtaaaggatcgaatccacagagaattgtaaacttatctatttttctcaacaagatcaagagaattaattgaaagcgcaactgaaagcaagtaactgaaagcagaacaaaagtaaagtgcaataaaagtaaaaaagggggggttttgagattgatttggttaacacactactgaaagcaattaaataagcaagtaatagaaataaaagagaaattcaatatgagaaaggtctagtgtaagagatggatccactttggttgtttggattgatcattgaaacttatgttctcttgattgattcaatagattagttatggaggtggaaaacgcttctcaccaccatgtctctccttatgattaaatcaattagggaatgtcctctaatcaattactaattaacaaattgtcaaggaatgtccttgggccttatacattaaaacaattgtcaattgcatgaagaaatagagagatccaatcctagctaccgaaacgcatggagatgttgctagatcatataattccttagttattacaccaagtgttcttatgttagaataattccagcaattacggactaaaaattaccCCAACTaataatcaattaccttgcaatcaagaatcaagtggccaatttgatcaaaacaacaaagcaatcatagattcaagcacaaaattgtatgaatattgaactaatcaaagacaaatagtttatgttcagatctcacaatccataaaacaaccttagtttcaactaatcttcaactagaataaaaggtttcagccactcatggctgaaacaaaacagaaaataaaaggagaataCAAAGGAAGATGAACCGAATTGGAGATGGAGATGGTGCGCCTTGCTTGGCCGGATGGGGGAGAAGGAGTTGCTGTCCAAATCTGCCTTGGATGGCCTCTTTAAGATCTTTAAATATGTTCTAAGGTGCtgtcttagggtttcaagaggctgcccacgtttttagaggctgcccaaaatgcccttggtccaagatgtgccatccatgcgcatgtgtgaagggaaaaacgtggggcatgtgtggcttgtgcaagagtgggtcttttggtctttgtttgctgcccaaatgtcttcaagatgcttcccaaggtgcccaagacttgccttcacactctccttacCGGCCATGcacaattaaggaaggtggagcctcctttgcaattttgaatgttgaatgtgcaaagcatgaggtggcaagcatgtgatctttggatttggcttccttaataagctggattttgaaattcaaaatttgaatatgaatcttgaagatttgaatttcaaaatgctttccttatttggctcttcatatatgacaacttgagacttggcttcttgaataaggaagaggctacttggagatttgaaatttgaatttcaaattgctttggctgaatgttctttccttctttgccactttccttatttagaactttccttttttagcttcacttgaattcaaTTTGGTaagcttgctctcctttgctccatttaaggcagttttaagggtattttctccaaaatgtccttttacaccattttttgcaaaataatgtcaagagcactaaattaagcagaaatcatgtaaataatcatcaataatatcaagataaaaaggactaaaatatgttctatcaataGGGTCATCAGCTTCTTCTGCCTGAGTCTCCATTACATTAATATTTTCGGCATTAATTACAAGAGAAACCCCGTATGAGGATACATCTTCATCACACCTCTCTTCGACTGGAGTATCTTCAGCATGTTCCCCCTGCCCTCACTTTCTTCCTCGGGGAGGATGTCATCTATCCAGGAGAAATCCTCAGAAGAAAAATTCTTCATCAGCTCCTTCTTCACGGAATCCTAGCCTTGGATAAACATCTCCCTACCTTGGACCACTGTCTCTTGGAGTTCCGCTTCGAGCTCAGCTACTCTAGTTGAGGTAGCCCAGGCCTTATAGCTTGAACTTGCAGCTCGAAGACCTAATGCTACAATAGGGCCACTTAATCCTAGGTGGATTTAGCCCGAATCTCAAGGCATAAGTTAAAGGCAAGGGCAGTGTCAAGATCAGCTTGAAGCTTGTCCATCGACTTTAGGATCTCCTTCATTGTACCCTCCACTTTGGCAATTCGGGCCTTCAAGTTTGAACATTCCTCGGCCAAAAGCTCCCTGTGCATCTCAGTTGCACCAAAATCTTGCCTCAAGGCACTAAAATGCTCCTTGGCCACAAAGGCGCAAAGGGCACTCTTTAACATAGAATGAATAACATTAACAAACAGCTCGTTCATCTCAACCTCATTCAAGTGGCGGCTATCTACAGGCCTTAAGGCACTCTTGATTAGCAGAAGACCTAGAGAAGGGTCATCAAGACGAGAAGGCACCCATTTTAGCGCCAAGGCCAGATGTTGAATGCAAGCAGGCCAGGAAGACTCGACCCCTACATTCGTAGGAATGAAGGAAGAAGGGGCATCAACTGGGAGCACAGGAGCTGAGGCAAAAGCACTCGGGGCTGAAGATTCAGGCTGAAGGGGTGCCAGCTCCTCAACTGTAGGCTGGGGAGGGGGAGGAGGAAGTACAATCACTACCTCCAAAGGGAAAGCACGTTTAGCAGGGGGACTAGTAATCCCAACAGCAACAGTCTTGCCCTTTCGAGCAGTACGTACCGCCTTTGTGAATCTGCTTGACCCTGCTATATCTGCAAACAAAAGAGAAAGTAAGTAAGAAagtaagtttaaaaaataaaaaggatgaTAAGAGAAATATCTTGATCCTGAGATAGGGGTATGCTTTCGGGAAGGATGGGCAGGTGAGGAGCACGGAACTAACTTGCTGGCAGATGGCTCTGCCAGGACAAGATGGCATTCCTTACCGCTTGAGTAATATCAATCTTCCTTAAGGCTTTAGCCATCACCATAAGAGAAGCTAAAGTCTCATCTTCCTCTCTCCTTGGACAAACCCTGTCCTTCTTCAACtctatccaatagtgccagattGTTTGAAGGCGGGCAAAACCCTCTGGCGTAAGATGAAGGAgaacaaaaaatttatttttccaccGTTTCAAAGAAAGCATACGATAAAAAATGTTCAATTACTTTTGACTGCTAAAGTACCATAACTCCTTATTTTTACGAGTACTCAGTTGGTATAACTGGGAGAAAAGCGCTACGCTTGGTTCAGTGTGATTGTTAAAATACACAAACCGAAAGCCAACCAAGATTCTCCGGCCATTAGGATGAAACTAGGCACTAGGCAATAGAAAGCTTGTAAAATCGGAGGACCTCCATAAAGAAGGGATCTAAAGGAAAACGAAGACCCGCCTTCAACTGTTCCTCGAAGACAATGATAGTGTCACCAGTGAGGATCAAGTTGTTAGCATGAATGCGAAGAGAGGGACCAAAAATTTGAAAAGTATCCCGAGAAATGTTATAGGTGTCATACAAATGATCCACGTCGCTGTTCGAGAAGACGGACGGGATATCACTAAGAGAGCCACCTTCATTCTCAGGGGCCTCCCTCAATGGAACAATGAGGGCTGGCACTCGGATGAGACCATCAGAGGAGAAGTTGAAAATAGAGATCCCGCTAGGAGAAGAAGAGGTATTTCTATCCACATTAAAAGGACAATAAAGTTACTGTGAAGCAGGTAAAGTCTTTAATAGAAATAAGAAGAGAATCGTAGAATGAATTCCTCTAAAAAGAGAGAAGTTGCAGAAGAATACAAAAGTGATGATTGAAGAAGACGATGAGCCTTTATAGAGTTGGTTCCGATGGCAGGCGTTAAATGTGGCATGATAAACATTGCAGTAGTCATCAAAAGGACCGGTAGGTGAAGCGACGTGAGTAGTAGGAAACCAATCTCGAGGGGCTATGTGTCTTGGATCTCGATAAAAGATATCCCCTTCAAACATAAAAAAATGAAGACTAACAGGGGACCTGATGCTATATAGTATCCTCTCAAAATAAGTTATGAACTGTCACTATAAGATATAGGCCACATGGCAAGGATCTGACAAGTGGGAAGCACGGTCCCGCCACAGGAAAGGGAGACTTGGATACTTTAATATCCGGATTATCATCAAGACTCACCCCTCCTGATAGGCCTAGTCTTGGTACAGAGTTACCATTATTAGGCACATTCCCATTTCGCTTATTAGCTGGTGATATCTACTATCGAGTAGTCGATCAcattattatcaaatttttaaaagacactatatttatctccatcttcttataatataaaaggggAACGATTCCAGAGGTAAATGTACGCTATCTTTAATACCACTTAAActctaaataatttattgtattctctttatttttttcaagatattgacttgagtatcggagtgaCTGCCGTAGACACCCACCACCACTTcacattttctcttttatagaTTCTAATCAATCACAGCACAGTTCTATTCCGAGTATATGATTAATCCAAACTCAGTAATATCACTACCAACCACATATCACTATCTTAAGGGACccatttatttatatgttatcatATAATGAATTGTATATAAAATGGTTATCCTTAAATGCAATTTTCACGTCGGTTTATGATATATGATCACTTAATGGGGCCTATATATGATACATTCATTAGTTAAAAGGGAATCGGGAATAATCTTTTGTTGTTTTGTGATTCACTGTACCATAATCATGCTCAACATCATTTGATTAGTCTCACCAAGACTATAAATTTTGTTGTAATGGAAACCATTTCAATCACCTTCATGGCCGACACAACAAGCAATATGGTTGggtgttattaaaaaaaaaaaaaaaccaacaaGCAATATGGTTGCCTTAatgttttcattaattaattatttaatttaaatttaaattgattaataaaaaaattatatttttatccttaaattatactaaaattaatataaatattcctCTATTCCTAAAACTCAATagcttaatttatatattttgtataTGTCAAATTGAAggttatgaaaattattaaaatactcTTAAAGATATATTACTttttcatctttaaattattttaaaactaataattttatttctccattttaaaatataaagttttaattcttgcattttgattttatcatttataaaaattaattgtttttaatataaatgtaggaatttttttaatttaacggaataaaaattaaaaattaaattattgagttttaaaataaagaaaaatatctattaattttgacataataaaaaaatagttgcCCATTGAATAATCACATATGAATTGgctatattattttcaatcacTAACTGAAAATGACATGCATTcaacatataaaaatttaagtctAATCAAGTTGTTGCTTGCTTAATCTTGTTTTGGATGACATGGACATCAAATTTATTCTATAtgataagattatttattaCTGATTTCAcatctatttataaaaaaaaaaattaaataaactttcAAGACAACAAAAGAGTGAGAAAGGGACGAATTGATGAGGAAGGATTATATTCTATGAATTAGAAATTGAATTCCCACACATGGTTTGAGTAATTGTACAAGTAAAAATTGTAACTTGTGCTAAAGGGTATACATGAAATGGGAACAAATTTTTGAAATATtggtaaatttctttttttttttttttttccctcaagGGCCTAGAAATATTGGTAATTAAATGGGCCATCTTCATGTGTTTGTATGGTGATATCATATAATTAAGAAGCAACATCCAAAAGAATGAAGTCAAAGAGACCATGTTTGGTGAAAGTGATTAATCAATCCTCCATATCCTTCTATCATCACTCTCTCAATCTCTTTTGCCTCTTCTGCCTTTGCCCTCTGCACACACATACATCACAAACCATTCAATTATTTCAACATGATTCATAAcgattaacttttttttttttggataagTAGAAAtagtaggaaaaaaaaattaaaatttaatcaccTGCATTGTTTCTATTTCATTTGTTTCTGCATTGAAATCATAAAATGTACTTGCTGCAGTGAGCTTCATGGATAGAAACTGATATTCAAatccaaaaccaaaaaaaaaaaaaaaaaaaaagaaaaaaaaccagTGTAAGGATTataaaatagatattttaatattagaaAATACACATCTTTCCaaataaattctaaatttaattacCTCAACTTGATTCTGCAGGGACTGAACATAATTAATTATCTCATCCAACATTACTGCCATTCCCATGGTCTGCAAAATAATCAAACACCATTATGggttattttttaatcaattaattactaatttttatgtattcttTCTGTGGAAGTTGTATGGATACCTTGTAGCAACCTGGGACAATGTCTTGCAAGCATCTTAGTTTGTCATTGATTTTTCCTCTTCTTACCTGTTGTCCAAGAAAATTTACATCCATTAAGACACCTATTATCAATTTTCTTGAAAAGGGTAAGAAAAGTTTTGGGATCTTAATTGAAAAGTTTGTAAATTTTACCCTTTCTGCTAAACTGTGGCTATCAGTAGCTTGCCCTCTTCTAGCTCTCACATGAACAACTTCCTTTGGTTTCTCCTCCTCTTCCTTGCTTTTAgctttctttcctcttcttGAACTCTGAAATAATTATATCATAAGAAAGAAACAGTCCCATGAGACTCAATCTTACGGATAAAACACAAAAACCAAGCCAAATGATATTGAAACAAGAACCAGAATCAATTGATTACATTTTTGGCCTTCCCACTTTCAGAAACTTGTGGAGATGATTTCAAAGAAGACGTTTCTGATACATCCATTGCTTTTCTCTTCTTGCTTTCAAGAACTTCACTTTCATTTCCAGCAGTAGAAAAGGAGTGACCACGAGAAACTTCTGGCATAATATTGTTCTGATTGTTTTGATGGAAAATACCAGGAAAATTGTCAGCTAAGTTTCCTGGAAATTCTGCAGATGTAGCTTGATGGTTAAAGAAGGTGTCACCAGATAAAAGCATATTGAAGTTGTGGattgaattcaaatttgaagTTTGTTGGATAGTTTGGTTTACAACTGTGAATTGGTTAATGGGTTCTAGATTTGGATCAGTATCTAAGAATGGAAAAGAGGGTTTAAAGCCTTGAAGATTTGCTGTGAATTCCATGGGATTTGGAATTATTCAATTGAATATAAATTGGTTTGAGAGCCAAATGGGTATTGTGTGTTTTGGATAATGAGAGAGAGACTTGTATTTATAGTATGGGATTATCCATTGATTCACTGCCACTATGtgtaatcttttattaaaatcCATTCctactttaaaattaaaaaatttcgaATTTAAacgaggaaaaataaaattaaagaaaacagAAGGGGAGGCAGTTTGAGAGGGGCCACGTGGCAATACCAGCTTCTATTGTTTATGTCTCCTAAATGGGTCCTACATTCAGGAGATATATCCAATAATAAAATGGACCCATCATAAACTTTTGGCCTCCAGGGGGAAGTATGTGAAAAAGGTTTAGCTTAAGTGGAACTATTTTTTCaaccttttttatttattttatgatttcTTTATAGCTCAACGAAAGCTGtcctttaatatatattttttaataaataattttttgaatgaATCATAGGTAAACCATCGTAATTCATTTGATCttcttatgaaaaaaaaaaacagaaaggaAATTTTCTCTGTTTTTGAAAAGCATGAGCTTTGTGGAGAAAGACATGAGTAGAAATAATTTAtccattttatttataaatgatCTTATGAGATTAGATAATAGATTTAtagtgattattttaatttagattttgAGGAAGATATTCTTTcccttcttattatttttttcttttatctgctAGCGATACCTTAACGACTTTTCTACTACAGTATCACATGTTTCTGTCGAACGGGTCTATATATACGAATGACGTCAAACATTCTCTTCACGCCAGATGACAATTTAATTTTTCCGGCGTACATGCAGGCAGAGCTGCAAGGTGACTGAGTCTATTATTCTTCCTCATGTCACGTGATCGGACTGACCTCGTGGTTGGGGTACCTGGATTTGTGAGTAATCCGGTCTGCTCTCTGAGACTATGTCTAGGCTGAAAGAGTCGAACCGACCCGACAGAGAAGCTTTCTGGATCTTGAACTGGGGCAGCCTTCACGAATCTGGCCTCCTATCTAGACGCATGAAGTCCAGGGCAGCCTTCACGAATCTGGCCTCCTATGTAGACGCATGAAGTCCAGTgatcatcaataaataataaataaatttccattattttattaatagctAGTATGGTCTCAAACAATTATTTGTATGCATATAAATTGATGATGGCCCATATTGATATTTCTTGTAtatctttcttcattttctttttcttttattttcattaccAAAAATCAAATACTTATCCTcaccaatatatatatatatatatacatagtgAGAGTAAGAGAATGAAAACATAAGCTCCATTACTGTGGCTGATAAGCGCATTTTTGGACATAAAATGGGCACATTCAAATCAACCTAATCAGCAAAAATTTAGGACAATTTCCTAATTCATGTGACAACCTAGCTATATCCACTATAAAATCCTCCGGCCGACTGATTCCATTGTCTGCTAGCTCTCAAGCAATGTCCGACATCTTCTAATCACTTCTTTCAATTTCAGCATTACCCTCGTTAATTTGTTTTCAATAACGACAAGATcaatatttcaatattaattttattttcggATAAAAATTGGAGAGAACAAATTAGTTTTTGGTGGGATGTGTTGATTATGACAATTATATTTTACGCAAATCTTGAATTAAGAAAAAGACAGACAACATTATCAATATTGAGATAATCTTATTctcttaattaaattgatttctGGAAATTACCGTCGGTGTCAGGTATTTCAGGCTGCCCACAAGTCAACAAGTGGTAATGAGCAATGAGCATGTTTTCTTGCAAGGAAAATTTAGTATTTAGTTATACAGTaggaaaaattttattaagttaattttttaatttaaaaaaatatattaaaatatatttaaaattttaaaaaattaattaattaattt
The sequence above is a segment of the Manihot esculenta cultivar AM560-2 chromosome 5, M.esculenta_v8, whole genome shotgun sequence genome. Coding sequences within it:
- the LOC110614146 gene encoding transcription factor BEE 3, whose product is MEFTANLQGFKPSFPFLDTDPNLEPINQFTVVNQTIQQTSNLNSIHNFNMLLSGDTFFNHQATSAEFPGNLADNFPGIFHQNNQNNIMPEVSRGHSFSTAGNESEVLESKKRKAMDVSETSSLKSSPQVSESGKAKNSSRRGKKAKSKEEEEKPKEVVHVRARRGQATDSHSLAERVRRGKINDKLRCLQDIVPGCYKTMGMAVMLDEIINYVQSLQNQVEFLSMKLTAASTFYDFNAETNEIETMQRAKAEEAKEIERVMIEGYGGLINHFHQTWSL